In the genome of Paramisgurnus dabryanus chromosome 18, PD_genome_1.1, whole genome shotgun sequence, one region contains:
- the rxfp3 gene encoding relaxin-3 receptor 1, whose protein sequence is MQKTFEMQDAGTEYASGSLLYNASFIVNKTNLSWSDFQDLADLDKTDFVGDGSAVLRIIISIIYSVVCALGLIGNILVLYLMKSKQAWKKSSINLFVTSLAVTDFQFVLTLPFWAVENAMDFTWLFGKAMCKIVSYVTATNMYASVFFLTAMSVARYCSVASALKSRRRRVRLSARWMSVVIWIAAIGAALPNAIFSTTATVSNEQLCLVKFPDRSGDAQFWLGLYHAQKVLLGFLIPLGIITICYLLLLRFITNKNVNTSSAKRRSKVTKSVTIVVLSFFLCWLPNQALTAWGILIKLNVVHFTYEYYATQVYVFPVTVCLAHSNSCLNPILYCLMRREFRKALKKLFWQITSPSVTNMRPFTATTKPEQEDQGPALVPLVHAEPALIFYPPGVVMYNSRNDLLPNST, encoded by the coding sequence ATGCAGAAGACTTTTGAGATGCAGGACGCAGGTACCGAGTACGCATCTGGAAGTCTCCTGTATAACGCGAGCTTTATAGTTAACAAGACCAATCTCTCGTGGAGCGATTTCCAGGATCTCGCCGATTTGGATAAAACCGATTTCGTTGGAGATGGGTCTGCGGTGCTGAGGATAATCATCTCCATCATTTACTCGGTGGTGTGCGCGCTGGGTTTAATCGGAAACATCCTCGTGCTGTATCTTATGAAGTCCAAGCAAGCGTGGAAGAAGTCGTCTATCAATCTCTTCGTGACCAGTCTGGCAGTCACCGACTTCCAGTTTGTTTTGACACTCCCGTTCTGGGCTGTGGAAAACGCAATGGATTTTACGTGGCTCTTTGGGAAGGCGATGTGTAAGATAGTTTCTTATGTCACGGCCACGAACATGTACGCCAGCGTGTTTTTCCTCACGGCCATGAGCGTGGCGCGATACTGCTCTGTGGCATCAGCGCTGAAAAGCAGAAGGCGCCGGGTGCGTTTATCCGCGCGCTGGATGAGTGTCGTCATTTGGATAGCCGCGATCGGCGCCGCGCTACCAAACGCGATCTTTTCAACGACCGCCACTGTGTCCAACGAGCAACTGTGCCTCGTGAAGTTTCCCGATCGGAGCGGGGACGCGCAGTTTTGGCTGGGTTTATATCACGCGCAAAAAGTACTTCTGGGGTTTCTTATTCCCCTCGGAATAATAACGATCTGCTACCTGCTGCTTTTACGCTTCATTACCAACAAAAACGTGAATACCTCCAGCGCAAAGAGGCGATCCAAAGTGACCAAATCCGTGACTATTGTCGTTTTGTCATTTTTCCTCTGCTGGTTGCCCAATCAGGCGTTAACCGCGTGGGGGATCTTAATAAAACTCAACGTGGTTCACTTTACTTACGAGTATTACGCCACACAGGTGTATGTTTTCCCGGTGACTGTGTGTTTGGCGCATTCAAATAGCTGTCTCAATCCCATCCTGTACTGTTTGATGAGGAGGGAGTTCAGAAAGGCTTTAAAGAAATTGTTTTGGCAGATCACATCGCCTTCAGTGACGAACATGAGACCGTTTACCGCCACTACCAAGCCCGAGCAGGAGGATCAGGGTCCGGCACTCGTTCCGCTCGTTCATGCGGAGCCCGCGCTTATTTTCTATCCTCCGGGGGTCGTTATGTATAACAGCAGGAATGACCTTCTGCCTAACAGCACATAA
- the LOC141281020 gene encoding granzyme K-like, with amino-acid sequence MDFHSYLIIYPFLFVAFFKVSECSEVSIVGGKDVKKLDPWMVSIQKDELHVCGGILIKNQWVLTAAHCKEEPIKSVTVLIGTLSLSKTKGSQRVGILSYEHPKTYNEQTKQDDIMLIKLNKKVKAKPKKLPKKEQDFQPGTKCVVTGWGTKNSKVSLASDKLQMLDVTVVDRKLCNRYYKDDLVITNDMLCAGNTEKNRGTCHGDTGGPLQCKKNLVGVVSGSRGCGVPGKPTVYTFLSNKHMLWINSILKKQFNSTTY; translated from the exons ATGGATTTTCACAGCTATTTGATTATTTATCCTTTTCTGTTTGTCGCATTTTTCAAAGTGTCAG AATGCTCTGAAGTGTCTATTGTTGGAGGAAAAGATGTGAAAAAACTTGATCCATGGATGGTGTCGATTCAAAAGGACGAGCTTCATGTGTGTGGAGGAATTCTCATTAAAAACCAATGGGTTTTGACTGCTGCTCACTGCAAAGA aGAGCCCATAAAATCTGTGACAGTTCTCATTGGGACTCTGTCTCTGAGTAAAACTAAAGGCTCTCAACGAGTTGGCATTCTCAGTTATGAGCACCCCAAAACATACAATGAGCAGACTAAACAGGATGACATTATGCTCATTAAG TTAAACAAAAAAGTGAAAGCAAAGCCCAAAAAACTCCCTAAAAAGGAGCAAGACTTTCAACCTGGAACAAAATGTGTTGTAACAGGTTGGGGTACTAAGAATTCAAAAGTTTCGCTGGCTTCTGATAAACTTCAAATGTTAGATGTCACCGTTGTGGACAGAAAACTGTGCAACCGTTATTACAAGGATGATCTTGTCATTACAAATGATATGCTGTGTGCAGGAAACACAGAGAAAAACCGAGGCACTTGTCAC ggAGATACCGGTGGACCACTGCAATGTAAGAAGAACCTTGTTGGAGTCGTTTCAGGATCGAGGGGATGTGGTGTTCCTGGGAAACCAACTGTGTACACTTTTCTTTCTAATAAACACATGTTGTGGATAAATAGCATACTTAAAAAACAATTCAACAGCACAACCTATTAG